Sequence from the Oncorhynchus kisutch isolate 150728-3 linkage group LG12, Okis_V2, whole genome shotgun sequence genome:
atgaagataaattatagataaaacatatcggtgctcatcggctattggacaaagattacacaagttggaaatcccAAATTGAacaatgtgtcacgccctgatctggttcacctgtttttgtgattgtctccacccaccaaGGTGTCACCCGTTTTCCCCAATAGTCCCTGGATATTTATTCCGAtgttccctgtttgtctgttgccagttcatcttgtcaaCCAGCGTGTTCTTCTTTGCTCCTGCTTTTTTCTAATCGCTataacggctgttggtggaagtaggtgaggaccaaggtgcagtgtggtaagagttcatcattttaatggtaaaactgaacactatcaaacaagcaacaaaagaacaaccgaaacagctccgtcaggtgcaacacagtgtcacgaaccccgcttcctgagtctgtgtttgcctgtgtttctgtcctggagtgtgtttccggtgtcctggaacgcaccctgtctggttgccgggcagattagcttgttgggagatcgatgttcacccgcacctgtatcccatcagtaatctgcacacctgtcctgatcatcacctctccccttcaaaagctctgacctgacatccattccctgccggatcgttagccatgaacagtatgttgtgccatagtatcagcctcaagttggatagaatttgttttgttgttttgtacgtcttgcttgccttcaacttacctccgtttgttctgtcttcagttactcacccggatcatttaccccattcccgcctggtcatcggaggattccgcttccccattggatccacctatttactcccatcaactcaccaccgctgcccgctacgccacctggatgtatctacccactcacattcacttgtaaataaatactcaccttcttcctactctccttgtcctggtctgcttctgggttcgattttgaagaaacgtgacacacacactaaacagaaaataactacccacaaacacaggtgggaacaggctacctaagtatggttctcaatcagagacaatgattgacagctgcctctgattgggaaccataccaggccaaacacagaaatacaaaacaataatgaaaaacatagaatgcccaccccaactcacgccctgaccaaaccaaaatagagacataaaacaggaactacggtcaggacgtgacaatcgctcttttgctagtcctcccatTTTTGACCGTTGACTctcagcctgccttgactctgagcctgcctgccactctgtacctcgtTATGATATTTTGCCTGTCTGTGACCATTCTCTGGCCTGCCCCTTGGATTATAGTAAATATcagactcgaaccatctgcctcccttGTATGCATCGGTTTCACCCTGTGCCCTTATACAATGAgtcgtttggaaggaatcagtggtgCAGTGCAAAGCAACCAATAaaattagcctgctattcaatggagtgcctgatttatttatttttctttcctgAGCtcccaccataaatccagagaatgccagactgatGATGAAACCGTGCCACATTCATGTTTCAGTGAGCACATCACAAGCCAaggagtccaaaaatgtattgtatgctgctgcataaagtGTAATATGCAAGGGAGATGGCTACAGTATACATAAAGTAATGCTAAGTGTAGTAAggtgttagtagcccatgtgcttcaccctaataatttggtctattttcacctcttcatTTTGCTTAAGGTTACTGTTCTGACCTGGTGGTGCTGCACATGTAGCCTGTAACCTGTTTTTGAGATGTCAATCTAATATTGTAGGATGTTTCATTGTCTTTattcccctttatttatcctacagttcttaCTTGGTGTACAGGGTAAATACTGTAAGAGCAGCCCATTGTTAGGAattgttgctgtacatttcaaaagtgctgaacagttatattgactatgtccgtcGTCGCTCACTCTTTGTCTATTGAAATTATGGAATGCCTCTTATCCATTATCGTTCCCTTATGTCGTAGTTTGTGCATCTCAATTGTcaatagaaaccacatttgtttaggGAAGTTAGCCATACCAgatgttttttaaaaaggcagtaaagcAGGCTGAATTGtttcgctgatagccaggtgtagcaatgGTAAGGATTcaatccatggtgctgaaaagagaGCTCTGCtgatgggacagctttatgtaggccctaataGTTTGTGTGCCCCACTTGTTGCCATTTATAGTGCCCTTAATGTATTGTGTACATTAGGGTCTTTGCTGTCATGCATAAAACATTTtgcccaccaagatttacatgctaagaCTGCCGCTGGTCTTAATGCTTTATTGCAAATTATGTTTTGGCCAGCGTTGTCATGTCTACTCCTGCGCTGGCATCACCAGAATACTAACCACCAGTCCTGGCAACTCATTACGCACACTTGCGCCTCATTAGGCACACCTGGGACTTCATCACCTCCCTGACTacttcccctgtatatagcactcTGTTGTCATCACTCACCAGGCAATATTGTTCATGTTTCCATATTTTTAAGCTTCTCTTTTTGTATTGTTCCATGTGCTTTGTTAAACTAACTGCATTTGCTTCCGGACTCCCTGTGTCTACGTTACAAACGTGTTTCAGCTTGGGGCTGCATGTACATTTTGTTTTAGGAAAAGTGACTTCTGTTCTCAAGCAATCGAGAAACTAAGTTGCGACAGTATGTTAGAGAACTATGATATTTAAGTCAATACGTTGAtattgagtctctctctctctctccacagtactCTGCTCAGCCCAGCATTCAGAACAGCATTCAGAACAGCCAGAGACTCGGCAGGTGAAAGGCATCGTGGGAACGTTTTTCTCTTTTCCAGAAAGGGTGTTGACATCTGGCAATTTACTTTATGGAGACCTTGGCAATATTGCACATGTGTACCCTGGTAAACAAAGTAATACAAACCTTGAGAAGAGATATAAAAACCACCTTCACTGGAACAATGTTACTGGATTCTTCACTTTGTCAGACCTACAAATAGACGATTCTGGGGTTTATACTGTGGAGAATGGAGATGCTGAAGAGAAGATGAGACATACATTTCAGCTGACTGtgtactgtaagtgtgtgtgtgctgtaaatGTCAAAATCATTACAGctgcaatcagcagtagaaaccaTACTAAAGTGGTCGCTTTATTGGTTTGGTTAGAAAGCAGAGGGCCTGGAGAAATTTAACCACTCCCAAACTcatagagctatggatgcaaggcctGATCAGCCGTTATATAAAaagtatagttttaaccatgttttgagacCATAGCTTTTGTTTGCAATttctttgtttacaaacactggTGTAAATCAAGCTCATGTGGCGTTAAGTTGTATTCATCAAGACTCAATGATtccatatcattaatttatatgTCCAAAAAATGATGTAACTGCTCTTTGCCACTTTAAAGAAATTCCATTTCACTAATTCATATTTCATTTTGCCTTCCAGATGTTCTGTCAAAACCTCAGGTGACTGTTCATGAGAACATCTcctgtagtgttgtgtgttctgtgGAGAACGGGAGAGAGGTGACCCTGTCCTGGTACAAAGGAGGGGAGATACTCAACCAGACCAGCAGCCCTGACCacatcaccctctctctacctctcaagGTGGATGAACAGAACAGAGACTCTTACAGATGTGAGGCTGCCAACCCAGTCAGCAAGGGGACAGCTGTTGTTCCACATTCCTGTATAGAGAGTGATCCCTCTAAGGTGACAGGTAAACACATGTACAGTATTAATGTTACATTGCAGACATCCAGACAATACCAACTTCTATATGAAACAATAAGTATGGTAGAGCTCATTTTATGAAATGCAATGTTTTAATTAAAATATTGTTTTCTCTCTTTTTATATTAGATGGTGATGTGAGGACTCTTATTGCTGTAATCTGCGTTTTGTTGGCTTCAGGACTTGTTGGACTTGCAATATATCTTACATTGAGATGCATACGCTCACGTGCAGGTATTTAGCTTTTAAAGGGGTGAGGTCATTCTCCTTGTCAAAGTCAAAACATGTTGTGCACAACCTTTATTAATGACCATTGATAGTGTTTTTATAAATGTAGGAAATGTTTGCCTGAACAACGGATGCAGGTCAAATGAAGTGGTGTATTAAGGGAATTTTTACctatgactaattatgtatattTCAATCAGGCCTGATGagtcagaatactattatgttactgtacatgtatgaattttcttgatcccagtactgaatataatgtgatCAAGAGTTTAGAACAttgacggtctgttccttggtacaaatgaaGAACTATATCTCCAGACtgactagaatgcttatctacactggctgaccttggctctaggcaAGGAGGGAAGGCTTGAActatagagcctttctaccagggtcaagaagagacggaacatttagaaaatgctgacgtcattttcagtttacaacctgtggtaaaatgtgtaagtactcagtactctcgagaataaactcTGCTGTTTTGATTTTGAGACTGGGCTCTGTCTATTATTAtagaataagggtcttacaagTCCTTATGAATGgacagtgtttaattttaattggatATTAAAACAGAGTAATTTAATTCCTTTAACAATTATCTTCCACACTTCCTCTGCTTGGTCAGACAGTTGCATTATCTCAGACCACTTCTCTAAATGTTGAAAAAAGCAGAAGGCACACACAAGCACAGTCTTACAATTATTTCGTAGGTTCTCTGGTGCCAAAACCACTGCTAGTACAGGTACCCATAGTAACATGATTCTTTAGTGTTTTCAGAACCTGTCTTGGGGATGAGCATTTGTGCATATCTGTTAGTAACTCCCACCCACACTGTGTATTTAATTGACTTTATTTGCTTTTATGGATTCACCTGAAAGAAAGCAAGATGATGTTCAGTATGCAGAGATAACTCACATTAAACCAGCAGAAAACCAGGTTAGTAATAATTCTACAGGCTGATAAACATAGGAGATGTAATACAGCTGCTTTATCAGCCCTCATGTCTACAACTGTTGGCTTTATCTCTGTGTCAGTGGGTTCATGTGGTATTGAGTTGCACAGACCACCTGAGTTTGATAACCGGCCTGATGTCATTGCAACCAGTTTTGCCCAAATGAAATGTTTGGGTTGCACAATGAGACGCCACACTGCATATTgtacatacagcaccagtcaaacgtttggacacacctacccattcaactggaatcacaactgcagaccacatgtaaccataccagccaggacctccatatccggcttcttcacctgtgggtcgtcttggggggggggggggggggggtttctgtctgtaaaaaaaaaagcccttttgtggggaagaaTTCATTCTGATTGTCTGGGCCTCGCTCCCGCGTGGGTGGATCTATGCCCTCCCTGGCCAACCAATTGATGTGCCCTTGcacagtcatgttaaatccatagctTAGAGTGTAATTGATTTATTTAAACTGACTGtcctttaacttcttggatatagggggcgctcttaatTTATGGAtgaaaaaacgtgcccgttttaagcgcaatattttgtcacgaaaagatgctcgactatgcatttAATTGGcatctttggaaagaaaacactctaagttttccaaaactgcaaagatattatctgtgagtgccacagaactcaggtgctacaggtgaaaccaagataaaacttcaaccaggaaatgggcagaatttttgaagctctgttttccattgtctccttatatggctgtgaatgcgccgggaatgagcctgcccttcctatcgtttctccaaggtgtctgcagcattgtgacgtatttgtaggcatatcattggaagattggccataagagactacatttaccaggggtccgcccggtgtcctttgtctaaattgatgcgtaatctacaagctgcacgcagtcatccagtgattgagaggagagaggaggctttcaacaaacgatatatcatgaagagatatgtgaaaaacaccttgaggattgattctaaacaacgtttaccatgtttcagtctatattatggagttaatttggaaaaaagttctgcgttttgaagactgaattttagtttttttttggtagccaaacgtgacacaccaaacggagcaatttctcctaaacaaataatctttcaggaaaaacggagcatttgctatctaactgagagtctcctcattgaaaacatcattgaaaacaagttcttcaaaggtaatgattttatttgaatgattttctggtttttgtgaaaatgttgcctgctaatgctaatgctaaatgctacgctaggtgcgctagctgttacacaaatgcttgttttgctatggttgagaagcatattttgaaaatctaagatgacagtgttgttaacaaaaggctaagcttgagagctagcattttcatttcatttgcgattttcatgaatagttaacgttgcgttatggtaatgagcttgaggctgtattcacgatcccggatccgggatggctcgatgCAAGAAGTtaatgaactgtaattcagtaaaatctttgaagttgttgcatttatatttttgttcagtatagcaaTGCCTTTGATCTTCCTACGTCTTTTACAGTATTTGCCAAGTCAGTGGACTTATGCTTGGCTTCATGGTTCCTCCCACTAGATGTAGGAATGGTTCTAGATGTGTTGACTGAGTTACTTACTGCAGAGCAATGAGATTAAACAACAGAGCATCAGACATGTCTTGTTTCCTTCCTctggtacaaagtatctaataacgTAACATATGATCAGttttacttttttgttgttgttttcctaCATCCCCCCTTTCCTTGTCCCTCTCAAacctttcttccctccctctccctgtctaggAGGAGCGAACAGGTATACAAGGACTGGAGTCACTTAGAAACAACCCTTACCTGACAGTTTATGATACACTCCAGTAACATCGCATGGCTACCAGCGAGGATGTTAACACTGCATGAAGGAGCAAAACAGGAAGGTTCTGAGAGGATGACATGGCAAATTCACACATGAGAAGGTGCTACATCTTAAATTGGATGTTGAGACAGTTATTTAAaatattagtttagaaaaattAATGTAGGCACAGTTGTTACTGGAGAAAATTCCCATTTAACCATTGCGCTTTTATCATTTCAGACTTTCTGTGTTGGTCATTCTCACTTGTTTTTGTTGAATTGGGGCCTCGGAACTTCACTGATACAGACAAATTCAATAGCTATGCCTAGGGTTACTAGTAGGGTGATCCCTCTTTTCAAGTGCCCATTTTCCCAATGTAGAGGGTTAAAACAAATGGAACCTCTTTTAATACATTTCACTAATGTGTTTTGTTATGCTATTACTGGGCCAAAGCTTCTTTTCAGTTCTGTCTTTTCTGTTTAACATGTAGGTGCCTCCCCTTTATCTTTTTATAGCTGGTCATTGTTTAGCTTGCCAGTGGATAGCAGCGGTGTATATAAAGGCTGTTAGGCTACGTTGGAAACAAAGTCCACAAGTTTATATTTTCACCATGTAGATTCTATTGAAACATTTTTGAGTGGTCGATCTTGATTTGCATTTTGACTCAAATGATCTTTGGTGACATGCTCTTACTGCTTTTTGCAAAATTATCCGATCTTGCTTTGACAACAAGTGTGTTCATGCAGTTTGAATGTACAAAATCAACTGTTTAGTTTATTATGATGGACCATTTATTGCTTGTCTTTATCTACAAAGTATGTAGCTAATCTCTTAAGAATGCAATCCGTGGGGGAGTGTTTTAagccactgcatcgcagtgctagctttGCCACTAGAGATCCTTGTTTGAGTCCAGTCTCTGTCGACCCAGGGGGAGGTGCACAATAGGCCCAGTGTTAAGGGAGGGTTACAATCACTCAATCCTGCACACTCCTTCTAGAGCATTTTGTGCtccacctacagtggggcaaaaaagtatttaattaagtcagccaccaattgtgcaagtgctTGCACttagatgagaggcctgtaatattcatcataggtacacttcaactatgacagacaaaatgagaataaaattcagaaaatcacaatgtaggatttttaatgaatttaattagcaaattatggtggaaattaagtatttggtcacctacaagcaAGCTTtcaggctctcacagacctgtaacttctttaagaagctcctctgtcctccactcattacttgtattaatggcacctgtttgaacgtcttatcagtataaaagacacctgtccacaacctcaaacagtcacactccaaactccactatggccaagaccaaagagctgtctaaggacaccagaaacaaaattgtagacatgcaccaggctgggaagactgaatctggaacaggtaagcagcttggtttgaagaaatcaactgtgggagcaattattaggaaatggaagacatacaagactactgataatctccctcgatctggggctccacacaagatctcaccccgtgggatcgaaatgatcacaagaacggtgagcaaaaatcccagaaccacacggggggacctagtgaatgacctgtagagagctgggaccaaagtaacaaagcctaccatcagtaacacactacgccgccagggactcaaatcctgcagtgccagatgtgttcaggcccgtctgaagtttgctagagagcatttggatgatccagagaatgtcatatgttcagatgaaaccaaaatataactttttggtaaaaactcaactcgttgtgtttggaggacaaagaatgctgagttgcatccaaagaacaccatacctactgtgaagcatgggggtgtaaacatcatgctttggggcattctgcaaagggaccaggatgactgatccgtgtaaaggaaagaatgaatggggacatgtatcatgagattttgagtgaaaacctccttccatcagcaagggcattgaagatgtaacgtggctgggtctttcagcatgacaatgatctcaaacacaccgcccgggcaacgaaggagtggcttcgtaagaagcatttcaaggtcctggagtggtctagccagtctccagatctcaaccccatagaaaatcttttgagggagttgaaagtccgtgttgcccagcaacagccccaaaacatcactgctctagaggagatctgcgccaaaataccagcaacagtgtgtgaaaacctgtgaaaaagacttacagaaaacgtttgacctcggtcattgccaacaaagggtatataacaaagtattgagaaactgttattgactaaatacttattttccaccataatttgcgaataaattcattaaaaatcctacaatgtgattttctggagaaacaAAATcgaattttgtctgtcatagttgaagtgtacctatgatgaaaattacaagcctcatctttttaagtgggagaacttgcacaattggtggctgactaaatacttttttaccccactgtatgttagccaacatacagtatataactgAAAAAAACAAATCTACTGATACCATAGTGAGTTGTCGCACTGGAGGCTTTCATTTTTATAGTAGTTATCGAAACTGAATATTAAGATTCACATTTCACTATTGTAAAATAAGCTTATGACTTCAATCTGAAATATTTGTTACAGAGCTTTTTTTTAACTGACCTTCAATATATTAGGTCAgacgtgtgtatatatatatgtatatgtatatgtatatgtatatgtatatgtatatgtatatatatatatatggtcagtTAAAAAAACAACTTTTGTTTAAAGTTATACAATCTTTGATATTTCCTAATGTTAAATGGTCGTCaatttctcccccctcccccccccccatatatacagttgaagttgtaagtttacatacaccgtagccaaatacatttaaactcagcttatcacatttcctgacatttaagccTAGTAAAAATgtattgtcttaggtcagttaggatcaccactttattttaaaactTAAGACTAGTCGACAACATCTGGAGGGCGCGCAAATCAAAGAAATTGCAATATTAAACATGCATGAACGTACTTGTATTTTATATCATTTAaatgcttaaattcttgttaatctaactgcgttgtccgatttacaataggctttacagcgacaGTATACCATGCAATTGTCTAAGGACGGTGCCCCACATCAACAtgtttttcaaccagcacaggcttcacaaaATTACAAATGGCGATTAAATCACTTTTcaaaatcttcctctgtttgcaatcccaagagtcccagctacaacatgaatggtcaatttgttagataaaatctttctttatatcccaaaaagttagTTTAGTTGGCACCACTGATTTGAGTAATACACTTGTTcaaaatgcagacacaggaatcTAAAAAGCTAGCGctaaacttcgtccaaacaagtcaaatgacatttttattaaatcctcaggtaccctaaaattaAAATAAGctaaataaatattaaaaataaatatttcatACTACTTTCCGTATGTTCAATAGGATAGTAAAATTAGTAATCGCGCCTCTTCTTCGCATGCCAAAAGACTATTGTTACTGTGGTCTCTACACAAACTCCAAATTCTTACTAGTTTTTGAAGAAACAaacctgaaaccttgaacaaagactgacCTCTAGTAGAAGCTGTGGGCTCTGTAATCTCGAATGACATAGGCCCCAAAGCTTTCCATTATAAGAGCCTAAAACCAAAAAAAATACATTGGGTTATTTCTTCcgattttcgcctgccatatcaattgtgttagcctcatacattattttaacattttgaGAAActcaatgctaccaattatatgcatatcctggcttctgggcctgagtaaaagccagttttactttgggcatgtcagtcaggTGGAAATTCTGAAAAAAAGGACCCCAAATTTAAATTTGGGTCAAACTTttggggtagccttccacaagcttcccacaagaaattgagtgaattttggcccattcctcctgacagagctggtgtaactgagtcaggtttccttgcatccttgctcgcacacgctttttcagctcagccacattttctataggattaaggtcagggctttgatgcccactccaataacttgactttgttgtccttaagctatttttccacaactttggaagtatgcttggggtcattgtccatttggaagacacatttgccaccaagctttaacttcctgactgtcttgatgttgcttcattatatccacattttccgtcctcatgatccCACCTCTtttttttgaagtgcaccagcccctcctgcagcaaagcaccctcacaacatgattctgccacccccgtgcttcacagttggtgttcttcggcttgcaagcctccccctttttttcccaaacatagaactgtttggccataatgaccatcactattttaatttcatcagaccagaggacatttctccaaaaagtatgatctttgtgcctgtgtgcagttgcaaaccagtctggcttttttatggcggttttggagcagtggcttcttccttgctgagcgacctttcaggttatgtcgatataggacttgttttactgtggatatagatacttttgtacctgttttcttcagcattttcacaaggtcctttgctgttctgggattgatttgcacattacGCACGAAAGTATGtcaatctctaggagacagaatacgtctccttcctgagcggtatgacggctgcgtggtcccatgtcgtttatacttgcgtactattgtttatacagatgaacgtggaaccttcaggcgtttggaaattgctcccaaggatgaaccagacttgtggaggtctacaaaaaaatgtttttatttttttctgaggtctttgagttcttttgattttcccgtaatgtcaagcaaataggcattgcgtttgaaagtaggcctttgTCAGGAGAATTCTATACTCCTGCTGATTTATCAATTCAATTAAGTTACCCGTAGTCTGTTATATCAGGATTTGTAAGATCCTGATAGAAAAGGAAACAGACCGAGGCCCAGTCTACCAAAGTTAAATGTTTATTCACGGGAACGTTCTCCCGTGTACAGTACAAGAACTTCAATTTATAGCgacacacatacttccacaccAACCATCAAATCCGCCCGCCAATATAGCCTAGGGGAGTACGTGAGAATAGTGTCTTCCTACCCTCccctaagatagggagagaccttCGACTGGGAAGTTCTCAGTGTCCCAGCCAAGGTCTCCCCGGATCTGGCTCAGACAGATAATCTGTTCTCAAAACACTAGACACATTGTTCTCAAAACGTTGATTCTGACTGAAACCACACACAGTATTATAATCATCGAATGAGTTTAACACTTACATGTATTATAGTAATCTATTGATTCAAAATaatttcatacaatcacatggtatcagacctatggtttcaggACTGTAACATTCTaatcatttattaaaacacatttccttatcagccttgaaatacatccacaggtacacctccaattgactcaaatgttgtcaattagcctatcagaagcttctaaagccatgacataattttctggaattttccaagctgtttaaaggcagtcaacttagtgtatgtaaacctctgacccactggaattgtgatgcagtgaaatctgtctgtaaacaattgttggaaaaattacttgtcatgcactaagtagatgacctaaccgacttgacaaaactatagtttgttaataattATCCTCTTAGAGCTACCCCCTACTTATTTCAATTCCCGcttgaagacatacccaaatctaacagcctgtagctcaggcacagaaccaaggatatgcatattcatggtaccatttgaaagaaaacactctgaagttgtgtaaatgtgaattgaatgtaggagaatataacacaatagatctggtttagataatagaATGAAAAAACCATAcgttattgttgtatcatctttaaaatgaacaagataaaacaaacagtcagataggatgatggggacaatttcagtgaaaaatagaagagggcaacagtacttgtgcaaagtttcagaattaaaacttccaaaatgagtgtgcttcatgacatttatcatgaagtcacccaggtgtcccacacaagtagcccaaatgtacccaagtggccaaattggggaagttatacattttgaatggaataactatatacaaaataccaaaatggtattctacacatttacaaaataacactttcaatatttggaagtccctcagtcctctacacaatattgtgctgctgatgccaggtgccatagcagtctctttctgctgtaaagcagagggtcaccaagcatg
This genomic interval carries:
- the LOC116376539 gene encoding hepatocyte cell adhesion molecule-like isoform X1 yields the protein MLFSQRRKLKVTLLHLFVLCSAQHSEQHSEQPETRQVKGIVGTFFSFPERVLTSGNLLYGDLGNIAHVYPGKQSNTNLEKRYKNHLHWNNVTGFFTLSDLQIDDSGVYTVENGDAEEKMRHTFQLTVYYVLSKPQVTVHENISCSVVCSVENGREVTLSWYKGGEILNQTSSPDHITLSLPLKVDEQNRDSYRCEAANPVSKGTAVVPHSCIESDPSKVTDGDVRTLIAVICVLLASGLVGLAIYLTLRCIRSRAGI
- the LOC116376539 gene encoding hepatocyte cell adhesion molecule-like isoform X2 is translated as MTTLRDLGISVRFIIVLCSAQHSEQHSEQPETRQVKGIVGTFFSFPERVLTSGNLLYGDLGNIAHVYPGKQSNTNLEKRYKNHLHWNNVTGFFTLSDLQIDDSGVYTVENGDAEEKMRHTFQLTVYYVLSKPQVTVHENISCSVVCSVENGREVTLSWYKGGEILNQTSSPDHITLSLPLKVDEQNRDSYRCEAANPVSKGTAVVPHSCIESDPSKVTDGDVRTLIAVICVLLASGLVGLAIYLTLRCIRSRAGI